One Alnus glutinosa chromosome 13, dhAlnGlut1.1, whole genome shotgun sequence genomic window, TGCACCAATATTGATCTCCACAATTAATTGGATTGACCCATATATCGGGCCTGTAATTcctatataataaaattttcagaaACGATCGAGTCGCGTCATCTCAatgcataaaagaaaaaaaattaaggtaaaaaatGGTGACCAATCAGTCATTAACCTTGATTATTGGTCATGAAGTGACCCAACCACCCTAGTTATAACGTGCAAGTGAGGGCAAAGAGTACTGCCTTCTAATTAGGGTAGAATTGCATACATATGGCGGGGCCCGGGGGCATATGACGTGCAACGTAGGGCAAAGAGTgcccttctctttttctcttttttgataaaatgatacaacaaacaaaaagaagaaagggaacAAAACAAACTATGGGGGGTTGATATCCTTAGCTTAAAGGAAGAATAATGATAGTTGTATATCACCCCTATAACAAATGTACAACACCCCTTTACATGGGGTGAGCGCCACACACTGTGGGATTCACCCCATatgaaggggtgttgtacatttgttgtacacttgATGTACAGGAATCACTTCCTTAATAGGAATCATAACAATGTGGGTCAAAGACTGCCTTCTCATTACGTGATTCGTACATGATGCATCGGAGAGGGACATGAAGGGCAACTAATTAATGTCTTCTCATTAATATATAGGGCTTTGATATGTAGAGAAATACAGTGTTCAAATATTAGTAACAACCGATTTTCAAGTAGTGCAACAAATTTATATTAGTCCAAAGACTGACAACTAAAAGTAGAAGAAAGATTAAAACTTAATGGAAAATAGAGTACttcttatttataaaataatacattgaatagaaaaaacttgttttgcttctttttagctagaaagaaagaaacaaaatagaGATGTCAACGCCCCACTTTTCAACCTTGCTTTGCGCGCTTCTTATCTTTAAAGCCATCAAGGAAGAAGAGTAGTCTTGTTTGACTTTGCTTTGTTCTTTCCCTTGTGAGATTATATAGTTCAGTTCCTCTGAGATTTTGAGTTGATCGAGTGAGAGAGATGGATTTCTTGATGAGCTTTGTAATTGGTCTTTGCCTTTTCTGGATCTTAATTAAAACCTTCCATATAATTCCCAGAAGCAAAGCAACTCACAGCAAGCTTCCACCTGGTCCAAAACCTTTTCCGGTCATCGGAAACCTCTTAGAACTCGGTGATAAACCCCACAGGTCCCTAACCAAGCTTGCGAAGGTTCATGGCCCCATAATGACCCTAAAACTAGGCAGAGTAACCACAATAGTCATTTCTTCAGCAAACATGGCCAAAGAAATCCTCCAAACACATGATCAAATCTTGTCCAACCGAACCATCCCGGATGCACTCCGAGCCCACGAACACGACGAGTTCGGCTTGCCATGGATACCCGTTTCAAGCCAGTGGAGAAACCTTCGCAAAATATGCAACGGCCAACTATTCTCCAACACAGCACTTGACGCCAACCAAGATATCCGGCGCAAGAAAGTCCAAGAGCTCCTCGCCGAAACTCGTCAAAGCAGCCTAACCGGTGAGGCAGTAGATATCGGCAAAGTAGCTTTCAAGACTACGCTTAATATGTTATCAAACACCATCCTTTCGGCGGATTTGGCGGATCTGAATTCTGACGCGGCTAAAAAGTTCAAGGAGATTGCGTGGAATATCATGAAAGAGGCAGGGAAACCTAACATAGCAGATTATTTTCCTGTGCTTCAGAAGTTGGACCCCCAAGGGATAAGGCAGCGCATGACAGTTAACTTTGGGAAGATGATAGATCTCTTTGCCCACATGATTAGAGAACGGTTGCAGTTGAGAAAAGTATCTGGTTTCATCACAAACAATGATATGTTAGACACCCTTCTCAACTTCAGGGAAGAAAACAGTGAAAAGATGGACAAAACCACGATGGAGCATTTCTTCTTGGTCAGTATTATTAGTCTCCCCTCTTCTTTGATTTAGTTCATTATTAGTCATCTATTTACTTTGATTTTCATGAATATGTTGTCAAATTTTGACTGCAAAATTATTAGTCTTCATTTCACTTGATATGGA contains:
- the LOC133853818 gene encoding geraniol 8-hydroxylase-like, which translates into the protein MDFLMSFVIGLCLFWILIKTFHIIPRSKATHSKLPPGPKPFPVIGNLLELGDKPHRSLTKLAKVHGPIMTLKLGRVTTIVISSANMAKEILQTHDQILSNRTIPDALRAHEHDEFGLPWIPVSSQWRNLRKICNGQLFSNTALDANQDIRRKKVQELLAETRQSSLTGEAVDIGKVAFKTTLNMLSNTILSADLADLNSDAAKKFKEIAWNIMKEAGKPNIADYFPVLQKLDPQGIRQRMTVNFGKMIDLFAHMIRERLQLRKVSGFITNNDMLDTLLNFREENSEKMDKTTMEHFFLDLFVAGTDTTSATLEWAMAELLRNPEALSKAKLELKHVIGEGHPVEEWDIARLPYLQAIVKETFRLHPAIPLLLPRKAEADVEINGYIIPKDAQVLVNAWAIGRDPSFWENANSFMPERFLGSEVDVKGRNFELIPFGSGRRICPGLPLVIRVLHSMLGSLIHTFDWKLEDGVKREDMNMEEKFGITLQRAHPLRAVPLPL